One segment of Arcobacter sp. LA11 DNA contains the following:
- a CDS encoding LysR family transcriptional regulator, whose translation MDSNLLKVFVAVANNKSISLGAQELGFAQSNVTSRIKQLEKSIGQALFHRVPKGVILTQEGEKLFKHAVEIVHKVEDAILDMQNIEEQKKLIVGSTDCNAAVRISSFLMKLHEDYPNTQLELLTGTTRDVTQLLLNYKVDIAFISGEPKDEELMVLKKYEEEIAILETKKGKSQNVVLSFKEGCAYDEFLKNYYKEKGIQTEKSLAFGSLETILACVKSGMGKTLLPTNLVEKLGFKDELKITKLNKNTAYIPTCLVCRKDYIPKIADYLKNLEF comes from the coding sequence ATGGATTCAAATTTATTAAAAGTTTTTGTAGCAGTAGCAAACAATAAAAGCATATCTTTAGGGGCGCAAGAGTTAGGTTTTGCACAATCTAATGTAACTTCAAGAATCAAACAACTTGAAAAATCAATTGGACAAGCACTATTTCATCGTGTTCCAAAAGGTGTAATTCTTACGCAAGAGGGAGAAAAACTTTTTAAACATGCAGTAGAAATAGTACATAAAGTAGAAGATGCCATACTAGATATGCAAAATATTGAAGAACAAAAAAAATTAATCGTTGGTTCAACAGATTGTAATGCAGCGGTAAGAATTTCATCTTTTTTAATGAAACTTCATGAAGACTATCCAAATACACAACTAGAACTTTTAACAGGAACAACAAGAGATGTTACACAATTACTTTTAAACTATAAAGTTGATATTGCTTTTATAAGTGGGGAACCAAAAGATGAAGAATTAATGGTTCTAAAAAAATATGAAGAAGAGATAGCGATCTTAGAAACAAAAAAAGGAAAATCACAAAATGTAGTTTTATCCTTTAAAGAAGGTTGTGCTTATGATGAATTTTTAAAAAACTACTATAAAGAAAAAGGAATCCAAACAGAAAAATCTCTTGCGTTTGGGAGCCTAGAAACTATACTTGCTTGCGTAAAATCAGGTATGGGTAAAACTTTACTGCCAACAAACCTTGTAGAAAAACTAGGATTTAAAGATGAATTAAAAATTACTAAACTTAATAAAAACACTGCTTATATCCCTACTTGTTTAGTATGTCGAAAAGATTATATTCCTAAAATTGCAGATTATTTAAAAAACTTAGAGTTTTAA
- a CDS encoding TetR/AcrR family transcriptional regulator, protein MEKKKLSKTKQKIKKSAIDLFNNSDTLSVTTNHIAKSANISPGNLYYHYKNKEDIIKDLYSDMSFSFENFNSFEIILNSDNPIKELDIMFDRYGELFWEYRFLMRDINTLMAIYPQLKEMFLKNQKKRITQIESLIRYFISLEIMENASIEDISLRARLNWFISSYWHFFAQTTGKNVKEAIQETKKIVFKINIYPYLTEKGKKMIEN, encoded by the coding sequence ATGGAAAAAAAGAAATTATCTAAAACAAAACAAAAAATAAAAAAAAGTGCAATAGATCTTTTTAATAACTCAGATACATTAAGTGTAACTACAAATCATATAGCAAAATCTGCAAATATTAGCCCAGGGAATCTTTATTATCATTATAAAAATAAAGAAGATATTATTAAAGATTTATATAGTGATATGTCTTTTTCATTTGAAAATTTCAATAGTTTTGAAATTATATTAAATAGTGATAATCCCATAAAAGAGCTTGACATAATGTTTGATAGATATGGGGAGTTATTTTGGGAATATAGATTTTTAATGAGAGATATAAATACACTTATGGCTATTTATCCCCAATTAAAAGAAATGTTTTTAAAAAATCAAAAAAAAAGGATTACTCAAATAGAGAGTTTGATACGATATTTTATATCTTTAGAAATAATGGAAAATGCAAGTATTGAGGATATTAGTTTAAGAGCAAGATTAAATTGGTTTATATCTTCATATTGGCATTTTTTTGCACAAACTACAGGGAAAAATGTAAAAGAAGCTATCCAAGAAACAAAAAAAATTGTTTTTAAAATAAATATATATCCTTACCTTACAGAAAAAGGAAAAAAAATGATAGAGAATTAA